The DNA segment ATCATTCAACTGCTGCCCTGGACCGCACGCGCCTATACCGACTTTGCCCTTTGGGCGGCGATCCGTGATGGCGACACCGTTGCCGAGGAAGATCCATGGGAGTCCGTTTATGGCGCCCTTGGTATGGACCTGACCAATCCGGATACGGTTTCGGCGATCAACAGCTATAACGGTGCGGGCGCAAGCGCCTTGCAGGCGGCGGCTGCGAATATTGATCAGCTTCCGCAATTCGGTTTCCGCGAAGCTTTCACCGAAGAAGACAAAGATTGGGGCTCAGCTGATATCTGGGCAACCATCAAGCTCTATTCGCCAAGCATGACACCGGGTTACTTCCTGAATTCCGTCGATATGACCCTGACGCCCGACGGCATCGTGATGAAGCCGGAAAATCAGCAGATTTATACGACGCTGTTCACGCGCACACTGATCATGGCGTTGATCATTACTGCAAGCTGTATTGTTCTTGGCTATCCGGTGGCATGGTTGCTTGCCAATCTGCCAATGCGGACGGCAAGTATCCTGATGATTTTGGTTCTGCTGCCGTTCTGGACGTCGCTTTTGGTGCGAACGTCGGCCTGGAAGGTCTTGTTACAGCAGCAAGGGGTGATCAACGAAATCCTTGTCTGGCTTGGCTTCGTTAACGATGCGGATCGCCTTGTTCTGATGAACAACGCAACAGGTACGGTCATTGCGATGACGCACATCCTGCTGCCGTTCATGATCCTGCCGCTGTATTCGGTGATGAAAACCATTCCGCCAAGCTATCAGCGTGCTGCCAAGTCACTTGGTGCGACGAACTGGACGGCCTTCTGGCGTGTCTATTTCCCGCAATCGGTTCCGGGTATTGGTGCTGGTTCGATCCTCGTGTTCATTCTTGCGATCGGTTACTACATCACGCCGGAAATCGTTGGTGGTACGGATGGTGTCTTCATCTCCAACCGAATTGCCTATCACATTTCAAGTTCGCTCAACTGGGGCCTTGCGGCCGCACTCGGGTCCATCCTTCTCGTCGTCGTTCTTGGGCTTTACTGGTGCTACGACAAGATTGTGGGCATCGATAACGTGAAGTTGGGGGGCTAAGAACATGAATGAAGTAATCTCGTACGTAAGACGGCCCGAATTGATGACCTTCACGATGCCGTTGGTGGCCTTGTTGGGCGCGATGTTCGGCTTCATTACCGGCAACATCTTTGGCAGCCCGTGGGTCGGGTTCGTCATCGGTGCTGTGGTCGGTGCGGCACTGGCCTTTGTGTTCTCGAAAATCATCAAGGTGAAAAGCAAACAGAAAACGCTGGCGACCGGCGTGCTTTTCGGCGGTGTAGGCATGATTTTCGGTGGGCTTGGCGGCCTGTTTGGTGGCTTCCTTGTCGGTATTTCGATGGGCTGGTTTGCCAACTGGGTTGGAAGCGGTCGATATCGTGCTGGCGTTCCGATCTATTACACGCCGGGGCAGGTTCTTTGGCACAACGCATTCCTGTTTATCTGTGCGTTTGTGTTCTTCTTCCTGATCGCACCGCTTCTGCCGGTGATCTGGCTCAGCTTCAATGCCGAGAACTTCTTTACCTTCACGCCAGAAATGCTGAGCTTCAAGGCAGAGGGCTATAGCCTCAAGCACTATCGCGATTTCCTTGGGACCGATGAATGGATGGTGCCGCTCAAGAACTCGTTGATCATCGCGCCAATTGCGACGCTGATTTCGGTTTCTCTTGGCACCCTTGCCGCAATTGGCCTCAGCCAGTCGCACGTGCCGGGGCGTCAGGCGATGATGGCCGTGCTTATTTCGCCGATGATCGTGCCGCTGATCATTTCGGCGACCGGCATGTTCTTCTTCTATGCGCCGCTGGGCAACTGGCTTGAGCTTAATCTTGGGCTCAACCAGGCATTCGTCGGCTATGTAAAGGTGATCCTGGCCCACGCTGTGCTAGGCATTCCGTTTGTCATCATCACGGTCACCGCGACGTTGGTGGGCTTTGACAAGTCACTGACCCGTGCGGCGGCAAACATGGGGGCAAACCCGGTCACCACCTTCTTCAAGGTTCAGATGCCTCTGATCCTGCCGGGTGTGATTTCGGGCGGCCTGTTTGCCTTTATCACCTCGTTTGATGAAGTGGTTGTGGTGCTGTTTGTCGGGTCTGCCCGTCAGCAAACCCTGCCATGGCAGATGTATACCGGCCTGCGCGAACAGATTTCGCCGACCATTCTGGCAGCCGCGACGATCCTTGTATCTGTCTCGATCCTGCTGCTGCTGACCGTGGAGCTGCTGCGTCGTCGTTCCGAACGTCTGCGTGGTATGAGCCCGGGCTAAGCCGATCTGGCATTCTGTCGCGTGACACGGGCAGGGCATAAACACGAAACAGGCCGGCAACATTCTTGTTGTCGGCCTGTTTGTTTTCATATCCCCGATCCGATCTGGGCAGGTGAGATTTTCGCACCTGAGAGTTTTATCTGCCAGACAGCGCGACAACAGGCGTTCTTCGTTGCTTCGAACCCTTGCGGCAGGGGCGGCGGGGTGCTAGTTTCCGCGCTGTAATTCACGTTCTGGCAGATATCTATCTGCCGGGTTTTTTGTCATTCCTTAAGAGAGACTTTCATCCATGTCGTCTTTGGATAAGGAAACAGTTCGCCGTATTGCCTATCTTTCGCGTATCAACGTGTCTGAAGAAGGCCTCTCCGAACTGGCGGGAGATTTGACCCGTATCCTCGACTTTGTCGAGGAACTGCAAGAAGTTGATGTTGAAGGCTGCGAGCCGCTGACATCTGTTGCCGATCTGACCCTGCCGCTGCGCAAGGACGAAGTCACCGATGGCAATATCCAGCAAAAAGTGCTGTCAAACGCACCGATGACAGATGCTGGCTGTTTTGTTGTGCCCAAGGTGGTTGAATAATGACTGATCTGACAAAGCTGACACTTGCAGAAGCCCGCGACGGGCTTGCAAAGGGTGATTATACCTCGGTCGAACTGACCGAAGCACACCTGAAATCGATGGACGCACATCGCAATCTGAATGCGTACATCACCGAAACCCCCGAAAAGGCCATGGAAATGGCCAAGGCATCCGATGCCAAGCGCGCCAAGGGCGACGCTGGCAAAATGGAAGGCCTGCCGATTGCGGTCAAAGACCTGTTCTGCACCCAAGGTGTTCAGACCACGGCGGCATCGCACATCCTTGAAGGTTTCAAACCGGAATATGAATCCACCGTCACCAGCAACCTGTTTGGCAATGGTGCGGTGATGCTGGGCAAGGCGAACCTTGATGAGTTCGCCATGGGGTCATCGAATACCTCGTCCTATTACGGCAACGTGATCAACCCGTGGAAAGACAAATCCGGCAAGGATCTGGTTCCTGGTGGCTCATCTGGTGGTTCGGCGGCGGCTGTTGCTGCCAACATGGCGCTGGCCGCCACCGGTACCGATACCGGTGGCTCGATCCGTCAGCCGGCATCCTATTGCGGTATTGTTGGTCTGAAGCCGACCTATGGTCGTTGCTCTCGCTGGGGTATTGTTGCCTTCGCAAGCTCGCTTGATCAGGCTGGTCCGATGACCAAAACCGTTCGCGACGCGGCGATCATGCTGGGTTCGATGGCGGGGCACGATGCCAAGGACAGCACGTCTGCACCGATTGCGGTTCCAGATTTCGAAGCAGCCCTGACCGGTGACATCCGTGGCATGAAAATCGGTATTCCGAAGGAATATCGCGTTGATGGCATGCCCGAAGAAATCAGCAAGCTTTGGGATAACGGCGTTGCCATGTTGCGCGATGCGGGTGCCGAAGTTGTCGATGTGACCCTGCCGCACACCAAATATGCTCTGGGCACCTATTACATCGTCGCCCCGGCAGAGGCATCCTCGAACCTTGCACGTTATGACGGCCTGCGTTACGGCCAGCGT comes from the Thalassospira sp. ER-Se-21-Dark genome and includes:
- the gatA gene encoding Asp-tRNA(Asn)/Glu-tRNA(Gln) amidotransferase subunit GatA, whose protein sequence is MTDLTKLTLAEARDGLAKGDYTSVELTEAHLKSMDAHRNLNAYITETPEKAMEMAKASDAKRAKGDAGKMEGLPIAVKDLFCTQGVQTTAASHILEGFKPEYESTVTSNLFGNGAVMLGKANLDEFAMGSSNTSSYYGNVINPWKDKSGKDLVPGGSSGGSAAAVAANMALAATGTDTGGSIRQPASYCGIVGLKPTYGRCSRWGIVAFASSLDQAGPMTKTVRDAAIMLGSMAGHDAKDSTSAPIAVPDFEAALTGDIRGMKIGIPKEYRVDGMPEEISKLWDNGVAMLRDAGAEVVDVTLPHTKYALGTYYIVAPAEASSNLARYDGLRYGQRVMDDGDSLDDMYMKSRAAGFGKEVQRRIMIGTYVLSAGYYDAYYNKALKVRRRIYQDFEGAFGQVDAILTPTAPSAAFAIGENEGDPVKMYLNDVFTVPASLAGLPGISVPTGLSAEGLPLGLQLIGKPFDEETVLRVGGVLESAANFTAKPAGQEG
- a CDS encoding ABC transporter permease; this encodes MNEVISYVRRPELMTFTMPLVALLGAMFGFITGNIFGSPWVGFVIGAVVGAALAFVFSKIIKVKSKQKTLATGVLFGGVGMIFGGLGGLFGGFLVGISMGWFANWVGSGRYRAGVPIYYTPGQVLWHNAFLFICAFVFFFLIAPLLPVIWLSFNAENFFTFTPEMLSFKAEGYSLKHYRDFLGTDEWMVPLKNSLIIAPIATLISVSLGTLAAIGLSQSHVPGRQAMMAVLISPMIVPLIISATGMFFFYAPLGNWLELNLGLNQAFVGYVKVILAHAVLGIPFVIITVTATLVGFDKSLTRAAANMGANPVTTFFKVQMPLILPGVISGGLFAFITSFDEVVVVLFVGSARQQTLPWQMYTGLREQISPTILAAATILVSVSILLLLTVELLRRRSERLRGMSPG
- a CDS encoding ABC transporter permease, coding for MRQKMRALMLVAPLLIFVVVTFIVPILSMLFRSVENDIVPNTIPGTVIALSQWDGSSGEPPHENVYRNLYIDLFKAEEAKQHTRLGSRLNYEQSGLSSLFRTTGRSLDDIGELWQDPLEDIDPNFEEGSFWFEMMSGTGGEDFLETRRELMALMSDEDMSGDVGFVPSEEIIQLLPWTARAYTDFALWAAIRDGDTVAEEDPWESVYGALGMDLTNPDTVSAINSYNGAGASALQAAAANIDQLPQFGFREAFTEEDKDWGSADIWATIKLYSPSMTPGYFLNSVDMTLTPDGIVMKPENQQIYTTLFTRTLIMALIITASCIVLGYPVAWLLANLPMRTASILMILVLLPFWTSLLVRTSAWKVLLQQQGVINEILVWLGFVNDADRLVLMNNATGTVIAMTHILLPFMILPLYSVMKTIPPSYQRAAKSLGATNWTAFWRVYFPQSVPGIGAGSILVFILAIGYYITPEIVGGTDGVFISNRIAYHISSSLNWGLAAALGSILLVVVLGLYWCYDKIVGIDNVKLGG
- the gatC gene encoding Asp-tRNA(Asn)/Glu-tRNA(Gln) amidotransferase subunit GatC: MSSLDKETVRRIAYLSRINVSEEGLSELAGDLTRILDFVEELQEVDVEGCEPLTSVADLTLPLRKDEVTDGNIQQKVLSNAPMTDAGCFVVPKVVE